A portion of the Streptomyces platensis genome contains these proteins:
- a CDS encoding tRNA (adenine-N1)-methyltransferase: MSEPTGAARRRGPFKVGDQVQLTDPKGRHYTFTLEEGKSFHTHKGAFPHDELIGAPEGSVVRTTGNVAYLALRPLLPDYVLSMPRGAAVVYPKDAGQILAMADIFPGARVVEAGVGSGSLSSFLLRAIGDDGMLHSYERRADFAEIATQNVERYFGGPHPAWTLTVGDLQDNLSDTEVDRVILDMLAPWECLEAVSKALVPGGILCAYVATTTQMARTVEAIREHGTFNEPSAWETMVRTWHVEGLAVRPDHRMIGHTGFLLTARRLADGVEPPLRRRRPAKGAYGEDYTGPGKDAAAASGGGSTDRG; this comes from the coding sequence ATGTCCGAACCGACCGGTGCCGCCCGCCGTCGCGGGCCCTTCAAGGTCGGGGACCAGGTCCAGCTCACCGACCCCAAGGGACGCCACTACACCTTCACGCTCGAAGAGGGAAAAAGCTTCCACACCCATAAGGGAGCCTTCCCCCACGACGAGCTGATCGGTGCTCCCGAGGGCAGCGTTGTCCGTACCACAGGGAACGTCGCCTACCTCGCGCTGCGCCCGCTGCTCCCCGACTACGTCCTGTCCATGCCCCGCGGTGCCGCCGTGGTCTACCCCAAGGACGCGGGGCAGATCCTGGCGATGGCCGACATCTTCCCCGGCGCCCGCGTCGTCGAGGCAGGTGTGGGCTCCGGCTCGCTCAGCAGCTTCCTGCTGCGCGCCATCGGCGACGACGGCATGCTGCACTCCTACGAGCGCCGCGCCGACTTCGCCGAGATCGCCACGCAGAATGTGGAGCGCTACTTCGGCGGTCCGCACCCCGCATGGACGCTCACCGTCGGTGACCTCCAGGACAACCTCTCCGACACCGAGGTCGACCGCGTCATCCTCGACATGCTCGCCCCCTGGGAGTGCCTGGAGGCCGTCTCCAAGGCCCTGGTCCCCGGCGGCATCCTCTGCGCCTACGTCGCGACGACGACGCAGATGGCCCGCACGGTCGAGGCGATCCGCGAGCACGGCACCTTCAACGAGCCGTCGGCCTGGGAAACCATGGTCCGCACCTGGCACGTCGAGGGCCTCGCCGTCCGTCCGGACCACCGCATGATCGGCCACACCGGCTTCCTGCTGACCGCCCGCCGCCTCGCCGACGGCGTCGAGCCCCCGCTGCGCCGCCGCCGCCCCGCCAAGGGCGCGTACGGCGAGGACTACACGGGCCCCGGCAAGGACGCGGCGGCGGCATCCGGTGGCGGCTCCACCGACCGCGGCTGA
- a CDS encoding site-2 protease family protein has product MDESGKSQDPEESVRPQPPEPPERNNGPKGPTPGKKKTGGGILMGRPFGVPVYVAPSWFLVAALITWVFGGQLERVLPELGAARYLVSLFFAVAFYASVLVHELAHTVAALRFKLPVRRIQLQFFGGVSEIEKETETPGREFVLAFVGPLLSLVLAGVFYAGMQLVEPDTVPGVLLAGLMISNLIVAVFNLLPGLPLDGGRMLRALVWKITGRPMSGTIAAAWVGRALAVTVLIGLPLLTHTGVLGAARPEIGGADSLTDALLAAILAAIIWTGAGNSLRMARLRERLPDLTARTLTRRAVPVETDTPLSEALRRANDAGARALVVVDRQGTPTALVREAAIVGVPDHRRPWVPVGTLSQDLKDGMRVSAELAGEDLLEYLRATPATEYLVVEETGEIYGVLSTGDVERAFVSAMARKAAP; this is encoded by the coding sequence GTGGACGAGAGCGGGAAGTCGCAGGACCCCGAGGAGTCCGTGCGGCCCCAGCCGCCCGAGCCGCCCGAGCGCAACAACGGACCGAAGGGACCCACTCCGGGCAAGAAGAAGACCGGCGGCGGCATTCTGATGGGCCGTCCCTTCGGCGTGCCCGTCTACGTGGCGCCCAGCTGGTTCCTTGTCGCCGCCCTGATCACCTGGGTCTTCGGCGGCCAGCTGGAGCGCGTGCTGCCCGAGCTCGGCGCCGCGCGCTATCTGGTCTCGCTCTTCTTCGCCGTCGCCTTCTACGCCTCGGTGCTCGTCCACGAGCTGGCCCACACCGTCGCCGCGCTCCGCTTCAAGCTCCCCGTACGCCGTATCCAGCTCCAGTTCTTCGGCGGCGTCTCGGAGATCGAGAAGGAGACCGAGACCCCCGGCAGGGAGTTCGTCCTCGCCTTCGTCGGCCCGCTGCTCTCCCTCGTCCTCGCCGGCGTCTTCTACGCGGGCATGCAGCTGGTCGAACCCGACACCGTCCCGGGGGTCCTGCTCGCGGGCCTGATGATCTCCAACCTCATCGTCGCGGTCTTCAACCTGCTGCCCGGCCTCCCGCTGGACGGCGGCCGGATGCTGCGCGCCCTGGTCTGGAAGATCACCGGCCGGCCCATGAGCGGCACCATCGCCGCGGCCTGGGTCGGCCGCGCGCTCGCCGTCACGGTCCTCATCGGACTGCCGCTGCTCACCCACACCGGCGTCCTCGGAGCCGCCCGCCCCGAGATCGGCGGCGCCGACTCGCTCACCGACGCGCTGCTCGCCGCGATCCTCGCCGCGATCATCTGGACCGGCGCCGGCAACAGCCTGCGCATGGCCCGGCTGCGCGAACGCCTCCCCGACCTCACCGCCCGCACCCTGACCCGGCGCGCCGTCCCCGTCGAGACCGATACCCCGCTCTCCGAGGCCCTGCGCCGCGCCAACGACGCCGGCGCCCGCGCCCTGGTCGTCGTCGACCGCCAGGGCACCCCCACCGCCCTCGTCCGCGAGGCCGCCATCGTCGGTGTCCCCGACCACCGCCGCCCCTGGGTCCCCGTGGGCACCCTTTCCCAGGACCTCAAGGACGGCATGCGGGTCTCCGCCGAACTCGCCGGCGAGGACCTCCTGGAGTACCTGCGGGCCACCCCCGCCACCGAATACCTCGTCGTCGAGGAGACCGGCGAGATCTACGGCGTGCTGTCCACCGGCGACGTCGAGCGGGCCTTCGTCTCGGCCATGGCCCGAAAGGCGGCCCCCTAG
- a CDS encoding RecB family exonuclease produces the protein MGWSTEQAGADTRSGRSGGEPGAAAAGAGPGDGERARPPVALSPSRASDFMQCPLLYRFRVIDRLPEKPSAAATRGTVVHAVLERLFDAPAAERTAAGARAMVPGEWEKLLAKRPELAELFAEDAEGERLAGWLAEAEALVERWFSLEDPTRLEPADRELYVETVLESGLQLRGFIDRVDVAPTGEVRIVDYKTGKAPRPQFAEGALFQMKFYALVVWRLRGVVPRRLQLVYLGSGDVVTYDPVEADLRGVERKLLALWEAIQLATVSGDWRPRPTKLCGWCDHQAHCPEFGGTPPVYPLQVRPAEGGVPPQGRMGDI, from the coding sequence ATGGGATGGAGCACGGAGCAGGCCGGGGCGGATACGCGGAGTGGGCGGAGCGGCGGTGAGCCGGGCGCGGCGGCGGCCGGGGCGGGGCCCGGCGACGGGGAGCGGGCGCGGCCGCCGGTGGCGCTGTCGCCGTCGCGGGCGAGCGATTTCATGCAGTGCCCGCTGCTGTACCGCTTCCGGGTGATCGACCGACTGCCGGAGAAGCCGAGCGCGGCGGCGACCCGGGGCACGGTCGTCCATGCGGTGCTGGAGCGGCTCTTCGACGCTCCGGCGGCGGAGCGTACGGCGGCCGGGGCGCGGGCGATGGTGCCGGGCGAGTGGGAGAAGCTGCTCGCCAAGCGGCCGGAGCTGGCCGAGCTGTTCGCGGAGGATGCGGAGGGCGAGCGGCTGGCGGGGTGGCTGGCGGAGGCCGAGGCGCTGGTGGAGCGGTGGTTCTCGCTGGAGGATCCGACGCGTCTGGAGCCGGCGGACCGTGAGCTGTATGTGGAGACGGTGCTGGAGTCGGGGCTTCAGCTGCGGGGCTTCATCGACCGGGTGGATGTCGCGCCGACCGGCGAGGTGCGGATCGTCGACTACAAGACCGGTAAGGCGCCGCGGCCGCAGTTCGCCGAGGGCGCGCTGTTCCAGATGAAGTTCTACGCGCTGGTGGTGTGGCGGCTGCGCGGTGTGGTCCCGCGGCGGCTTCAGCTGGTCTACCTGGGCAGTGGCGATGTGGTGACGTACGACCCGGTCGAGGCCGATCTGCGGGGCGTGGAGCGGAAGTTGCTGGCGCTGTGGGAGGCGATCCAGCTGGCGACGGTGAGCGGCGACTGGCGGCCGCGGCCGACGAAGCTGTGCGGCTGGTGCGACCACCAGGCGCACTGTCCGGAATTCGGCGGCACTCCCCCGGTGTATCCGCTCCAGGTGCGCCCGGCGGAGGGCGGTGTGCCGCCGCAAGGCAGAATGGGGGACATCTAA